One Bombilactobacillus folatiphilus genomic window, TCCTTACCATCACGATAGAAACTCAATTTGACCGTGTCACCGACAGAATGATTGTACAATTGCGTATGCAGATCTGCAATATTGTCAACCTTCTTATCGTTTAAAGCCACAATGACGTCATATTTCTTTAACCCGGCCGCTTTGGCAACAGAATTATCTGTCACTGAGTAAACTAGAACTCCCGAATTAACATTATCAGGCAATTTTAAGACTGACTGTTGTTGTTGATTCGGAACTTGGTCCAAATCAGCCACTTTAATGCCTAACGACGGCCGCTCAATCTTACCATTTTGAACTAATTGATTAATAATTTTGACAACTTCATTACTTGGAATGGCAAAACCCATCCCTTCCACCGAAGTTCCATTCGTACTAGAAGCAAGTTTCATTGAGTTAATACCAATCACTTGTCCAGCAGCGTTAACTAATGGACCACCAGAATTACCTGGATTAATCGCGGTATCGGTTTGTAAAACTGTTGCTTGGCCGGTTTTTTGACCCGTTTTTTCATCGGTTGTATCAATTGTCCGATTCTTCGCCGAAATAATACCTTCTGTTACGGAAGTTGCGTATTGACTACCTAAAGGCGAACCGATCGCAATCACTGATTCCCCTGGATTAATCGCATCTGAATTGCCAAAGGTCGCAATTGACTTCACTTTGTCAGCTGAAATAGATAAAACGGCTAAATCTGTAATTGAATCCGTTCCGACTTTTTTAGCAGTAATTTTGCTACCATCACTCAAAATAACTTCCAATTTTTGAGACCCAGAAACTACGTGATTATTGGTAGCAATATAAGCTTTCCCATCTTGTTTCGCATAGATTACGCCTGAACCTTCACTAGATTCTTGCAACTTACTTTGATCTTTACTATCAGAATCATCACCTTGCTGATCTTGTGAATTATCGCTGCCACCATTGCCATTGCCGTATAAACTGCCGAACAGGGCCCCCAAACTATTATCATCTTGCTCTTCACGTTGATAATTAATGACAGAAACCACAGATCCCTTCACTTTTTTAAAGGCATTGGTCATTTGATTATTGGACTTCACCGTCACATTACTAATTTTGGTCGTCCCAGCCTTGCCTGAATTATCGGTAACTGATTGTGTCGAAGTCGATTGATGATTATCAAAATGACTAAAACCCCAAAATCCCAGACCGACACCCAGAAAAGCTGAAATTAAGGCGACAAGTGCTACTTTCCACAAACCTGATTTTGAATTGTTATTCAACTGTAATTTCCCCCT contains:
- a CDS encoding S1C family serine protease, with translation MNNNSKSGLWKVALVALISAFLGVGLGFWGFSHFDNHQSTSTQSVTDNSGKAGTTKISNVTVKSNNQMTNAFKKVKGSVVSVINYQREEQDDNSLGALFGSLYGNGNGGSDNSQDQQGDDSDSKDQSKLQESSEGSGVIYAKQDGKAYIATNNHVVSGSQKLEVILSDGSKITAKKVGTDSITDLAVLSISADKVKSIATFGNSDAINPGESVIAIGSPLGSQYATSVTEGIISAKNRTIDTTDEKTGQKTGQATVLQTDTAINPGNSGGPLVNAAGQVIGINSMKLASSTNGTSVEGMGFAIPSNEVVKIINQLVQNGKIERPSLGIKVADLDQVPNQQQQSVLKLPDNVNSGVLVYSVTDNSVAKAAGLKKYDVIVALNDKKVDNIADLHTQLYNHSVGDTVKLSFYRDGKEQTVSLKLTKAD